From the Vibrio vulnificus CMCP6 genome, the window GTTCAACAAGGGGATGTGCTGTTTAGCATTGATGCACGTAAATACCGCATTGCCTTAGAGCAAGCCAAGCTCTCGCTGCAATCTGCCTTAGAAAAAGAAGCGACGCTCTATTCTCAACGCGAAGCGGCACTGGCGAATATTGCGCGAGCACAAGCGACTTATGACAACGCCCATCGAGAGTATCTGCGCCTGCAAAAGCTCTCGACGCAGCAAGTAATTTCCCGCTCAAGCCTCGATAACTCCTTTGCGCAAAACCAAGTGGCCAACGCCAACTTAAAAGCCGAGCAGCAAAGCCTCAACGTGATTGAAGCGCAACTAGGCCAAGGTGAAGGACAAAGCACCGCAGTGCGCGTGGCGCAAAACGGCATTGAAAAAGCGCAGTTGGATTTAGCCAATACTCAGGTGCTTGCCCCCAGCGATGGTGTGGTGACCAACTTGCAATTGGAAGTGGGCAGCATGGCCAACGCCAACCAGCCCCTGCTGACTTTCATTCCAACCGGTTCACTGTGGGTAACGGGGGATTTTCGCGAAAAATCCGTCGCCAAGGTAGATGATCGCTATCATGCCATGGTGGCGTTTGATGCCTATCCGGGCCAAGTGTTTGATTTCTCGCTCTCTAGCCGAGATTACGGTGTTGCTGCCGCGCAGCAAAAACCTAACGGCTCATTAACCAGCGTAGAAATCAACAACCGCTGGGTACGCGATGCGCAGAGAACACGCGTCAATCTCGCCACTGACGATGCCATGCCTGCGGCACTGTTTGTTGGCTCTCGCGCCACTATCGTGCTCTACCCACCAGAGGAGACCTTATGGCGTTGGATGGCCACTTGGCAAATCAAGCTCGCCAGCCTGTTCCACTACGTGTACTAGAGGGGCAAGATGAAAACTCAGCGAATTTGGTTTGGCTGCGCCAGCGGCCTTGCCCTGAGCATGCTCTTTGGCTGGTCTTACGGTTTTTTCGCCATCATGCTGCCACTGTTTATTCTCAGCAGAACCGATAGCTTTCAGCTCTCACGGCTACTGATGGTGGTTTTTTCCGCCGTCTGGACCACAGTACAAGCAACCTTTTTGTTGGAATATCTGCAGTTCCACCCCGTGCTCATGACGGTGGCGGTGGGGCTGTTTTTCCTCATCAAATGCATTGCGATGATGAATCCCAACACCTACTTGTTTGGCTATATGGGGCTGTTGGTTGGGTCGATCGTACTGAACTTTGCCAGCTATGATTTCATCGATATCGAAGATTTTAACCTCAACTTGTGGGTCATTTCCCTTGCGAACATTGCCATTTGTGCGCTGGCTTTTTGGCTCTTTCCCGAGCCTAAACGCGACGAGTTTCAGGATGCCATGACCACACCCGTCAAAAGCGATATGGACTACATCAGCCAAGTAGCGATGGGTTGGGTGGTCGCCATGGCCGCTTTTCTGCTGTTTCAATTTGCCGATCTTTACGACTCGCTCTCAGCGCAAGCGTCAATCATCATCATTCTTACACCAATGACCTTGGCTGGCTCCATGGCGATGGCAAAAATCCGCGTCATTGGCACCGCGCTGGGTTGCTTAGCTGGTTTGGCAGTTCAACTGGTGTTAGGCGGTTGGTATAGCAATGGCTTGCTGTTTTGGCTCGCGCTGACCATCGCCATGGGGCCATTTTGTTATTTGCTCACCAAGGGGCCAATCAAAGGTGCGATCGCATTTTCGGCGATGTCGGCACTGGCCGTGCCGCTGACGGCGATTGTCCCCGAAGGCAAAGACGCGTTCTTTTCGATTTTGTACCGCTTTAGCTCCATCTTTGTCGCCGTGACCGCCACAGCGATGTTGATGTGGGTAGTGCATCATGGCATTCGCGCGTTGTTATTGAAGCATCCTGAAATTCAGAATGTATAGAGAAGTTGGGAAAAAAGAACCTTGCGGAGATTCCCACTCTGGCGAGTGACATGCTGATAAAACAAAAGCCAAGCGCTGATCACTTGGCTTTGTTTTATCTAAGGAGTGGGGAAAATGCCCCGTGTTATTTCGCCAGCTCTTTTCGCACAATCGCAGCGCCGGCGGCTAAAGCATTGAGCTTGGCGGCGGAAACATCACGAGCAAGTGGTGCCATGCCGCAGTTGGTGCATGGGTAGAGCTTGTCTGCATCGACGTATTTCAACGCTTCACGCAGGGTGTTGGCCACTTCTTCTGGCGTTTCAATCTCGTTGGTGGCGACGTCAATTGCGCCGACCATCACTTTCTTGCCGCGGATCAACTCAAGCAGCTCAATCGGCACGCGCGAGTTGTGGCATTCCAGCGAGATAATATCGATGTTGGATTTCTGCAGTTTCGGGAACACTTCTTCGTATTGTCGCCACTCAGAGCCAAGCGTTTTCTTCCAATCGGTGTTGGCTTTGATGCCGTAGCCATAACAGATATGCACCGCCGTTTCGCATTTCAGCCCTTCGATAGCGCGCTCCAAACAAGCAATGCCCCAATCGTTGACATCATCAAAAAAGACGTTAAACGCGGGTTCATCAAATTGGATGATGTCGACGCCCGCCGCTTCAAGCTCTTTCGCTTCTTGGTTAAGGATCTTAGCGAACTCCCACGCCAGTTTTTCGCGGCTGCCGTAGTAATCATCATAGAGTGTGTCGATCATCGTCATTGGCCCCGGCAGCGCCCACTTAATCGGCTGCTTGGTTTGCTGGCGCAAGTATTTGGCATCGTCCACAAACACTGGCTTAGTGCGGCTCACCGGCCCCACGACCGTCGGCACGCTCGCCTCATAACGGTTACGAATGGTCACCGTTTTGCGGTTTTCAAAATCCACCCCGCTCAGGTGCTCAATAAAAGTCGTCACAAAGTGTTGGCGAGTCTGTTCGCCGTCACTGACAATATCCACACCCGCTCGTTCTTGCTCGTGCAAAGAGAGGCGCAGCGCATCGCGTTTGCCGTCCGTCAGTTCATCGCCTTGCAGTTTCCATGGCGACCAAAGTGTTTCCGGCTCAGCCAGCCATGAAGGTTTCGGTAAGCTGCCCGCGGTTGAAGTGGGTAATAGTGTTTTCATCGTCATTCCCTTCTCGATTCTACTGATTGCTTACGCGTAATTGGCCGACCATTGCTCAAGGAGCGATTGGTACGGTTTGATGAAATGCGCTTCGGCAAAGCGACCTTGTTCAATAGCCAATTGGCTGCGCTCTTCTCGGTCGTAGACGATTTGAGTTAACGAGTGGTCAAGGTTCTTCAAGTTGGGTTGGTAGCGTTGCCCTGCTACGGCATTGGCGTTGTAAATCTCCGGGCGGTAAATCTTTTGGAACGTCTCCATGGTGCTGATGGTACTGATGAGCTCAA encodes:
- a CDS encoding HlyD family secretion protein; amino-acid sequence: MTAEHKFRVWMRSLIVLFIALFFYIILADQHAPITTEGRVQGYVVQVAPEVSGKVTQVQIHNNQHVQQGDVLFSIDARKYRIALEQAKLSLQSALEKEATLYSQREAALANIARAQATYDNAHREYLRLQKLSTQQVISRSSLDNSFAQNQVANANLKAEQQSLNVIEAQLGQGEGQSTAVRVAQNGIEKAQLDLANTQVLAPSDGVVTNLQLEVGSMANANQPLLTFIPTGSLWVTGDFREKSVAKVDDRYHAMVAFDAYPGQVFDFSLSSRDYGVAAAQQKPNGSLTSVEINNRWVRDAQRTRVNLATDDAMPAALFVGSRATIVLYPPEETLWRWMATWQIKLASLFHYVY
- a CDS encoding DUF2955 domain-containing protein — protein: MKTQRIWFGCASGLALSMLFGWSYGFFAIMLPLFILSRTDSFQLSRLLMVVFSAVWTTVQATFLLEYLQFHPVLMTVAVGLFFLIKCIAMMNPNTYLFGYMGLLVGSIVLNFASYDFIDIEDFNLNLWVISLANIAICALAFWLFPEPKRDEFQDAMTTPVKSDMDYISQVAMGWVVAMAAFLLFQFADLYDSLSAQASIIIILTPMTLAGSMAMAKIRVIGTALGCLAGLAVQLVLGGWYSNGLLFWLALTIAMGPFCYLLTKGPIKGAIAFSAMSALAVPLTAIVPEGKDAFFSILYRFSSIFVAVTATAMLMWVVHHGIRALLLKHPEIQNV
- a CDS encoding methionine synthase yields the protein MTMKTLLPTSTAGSLPKPSWLAEPETLWSPWKLQGDELTDGKRDALRLSLHEQERAGVDIVSDGEQTRQHFVTTFIEHLSGVDFENRKTVTIRNRYEASVPTVVGPVSRTKPVFVDDAKYLRQQTKQPIKWALPGPMTMIDTLYDDYYGSREKLAWEFAKILNQEAKELEAAGVDIIQFDEPAFNVFFDDVNDWGIACLERAIEGLKCETAVHICYGYGIKANTDWKKTLGSEWRQYEEVFPKLQKSNIDIISLECHNSRVPIELLELIRGKKVMVGAIDVATNEIETPEEVANTLREALKYVDADKLYPCTNCGMAPLARDVSAAKLNALAAGAAIVRKELAK